A genomic window from Oceanobacillus timonensis includes:
- a CDS encoding Cof-type HAD-IIB family hydrolase, with the protein MENKNRHLIALDLDGTLLSDDKKISNRNKQVISQAMEDGHVVVIATGRPGRASIQYYQELQLKTPMVNFNGAFVHHPLDTSWKGIHTPMPLNTAHRIIDVSNEVKVNNILAEVQDQVYLDQYNEDLMTIFQGFPEESPYIIGDIKSKLKYDPTSVLIYPDASQVQALRTHLNDYHAEVIEHRKWGAPWNIIEIIKKGMNKAVGLKRIADEYHIARENIIAFGDEDNDLEMIDYAGVGVSMGNAIDELISVSKHQTLSNEEDGIGIFLEEYLNLNKKDIII; encoded by the coding sequence ATGGAAAACAAAAACAGGCATTTAATTGCACTTGATTTGGATGGTACCTTATTAAGTGATGACAAGAAAATAAGCAACCGGAACAAGCAAGTGATATCCCAGGCAATGGAAGACGGTCATGTTGTGGTCATCGCTACCGGCAGACCTGGCCGTGCCAGTATACAATACTACCAGGAACTTCAATTAAAAACGCCCATGGTAAATTTTAATGGAGCATTTGTGCATCATCCTCTGGATACCAGCTGGAAAGGTATTCACACCCCGATGCCTTTAAATACCGCCCATCGGATTATTGATGTTTCCAACGAAGTGAAAGTAAATAATATATTAGCTGAGGTACAGGATCAGGTTTATTTAGATCAATATAACGAAGATTTAATGACTATCTTTCAAGGGTTCCCCGAGGAATCGCCATACATTATCGGCGATATTAAGTCAAAATTAAAATATGATCCGACTTCCGTTCTAATTTATCCAGATGCCTCGCAAGTGCAAGCCTTACGAACGCATTTAAATGATTACCATGCTGAGGTTATCGAACACCGTAAATGGGGAGCGCCATGGAATATTATTGAAATCATAAAAAAAGGCATGAATAAAGCAGTCGGTCTGAAGCGTATAGCAGATGAATACCATATAGCCAGAGAAAATATTATCGCTTTTGGCGATGAAGATAATGATTTAGAGATGATTGATTATGCCGGCGTCGGCGTTTCAATGGGGAATGCCATTGATGAACTTATCTCTGTATCGAAACATCAGACCTTATCCAATGAAGAAGATGGTATTGGCATATTTTTAGAAGAATATTTAAATCTTAATAAAAAGGATATTATTATTTAA
- a CDS encoding NifU N-terminal domain-containing protein translates to MAIHISPTPNPNAMKYTADSIIFSGTNSISVMPGDVSEHEILNELMKLEDVDNVFGYQNFITVNKHFDADWENINPKVEEIFVKFGY, encoded by the coding sequence ATGGCAATACATATTTCGCCGACACCGAATCCAAACGCGATGAAATATACAGCTGACAGCATCATTTTCTCCGGGACGAACAGTATATCTGTTATGCCTGGTGATGTAAGCGAACATGAAATTTTAAATGAATTAATGAAATTGGAAGACGTTGATAATGTATTTGGCTACCAAAATTTTATTACCGTCAACAAACATTTTGATGCGGATTGGGAAAATATCAATCCAAAAGTAGAAGAAATATTTGTGAAGTTTGGTTATTAA
- a CDS encoding YitT family protein, whose translation MFYVEAKRISIVIIGALLNAAALNFFLIGANVYASGFTGAAQLLSSIFNDFLGIGLSTGILLALLNIPVLILGWIKVGKGFTIYSIISVFFSTLFLEVLPLISISEDIILNAVFGGVIAGVAVGMTLKAGASTGGMDIVAMILSRLKDKPIGNYFLIMNSLIIVIAGVLYEPENALYTMLTLYVTTRVIDAIHTRYEKVTAFIVTKKTDELQQAIHETMVRGITILPAKGAYTKTDKSLMYLVVTRYELYDLERIINEVDPEAFTNIVETAGVYGFFRKD comes from the coding sequence GTGTTTTATGTTGAAGCAAAAAGGATAAGCATTGTTATAATAGGAGCTTTATTAAATGCAGCTGCTTTAAATTTCTTTCTGATAGGTGCCAATGTATATGCCAGTGGTTTTACAGGGGCAGCTCAGCTGTTATCCAGTATTTTTAACGATTTCTTGGGGATTGGTTTATCCACAGGTATTCTCTTAGCTCTTTTAAATATTCCTGTCTTGATATTAGGTTGGATAAAAGTAGGAAAGGGATTTACGATTTATAGTATTATATCTGTCTTTTTCTCTACTTTATTTTTAGAAGTATTACCGCTCATTTCGATCTCAGAGGATATTATTTTAAATGCGGTATTTGGCGGTGTTATTGCTGGTGTCGCTGTCGGGATGACATTAAAGGCCGGGGCTTCTACAGGCGGGATGGATATTGTTGCCATGATTTTATCACGTCTGAAAGATAAACCGATTGGGAATTATTTTTTAATTATGAATTCCTTGATTATTGTTATTGCCGGTGTTTTGTATGAACCTGAAAATGCTTTATACACGATGCTGACATTGTATGTAACGACCCGGGTAATTGATGCTATTCATACCCGTTATGAAAAAGTAACTGCGTTTATTGTTACCAAGAAAACAGATGAACTGCAACAAGCTATTCATGAGACAATGGTGCGCGGGATAACCATTTTACCTGCAAAGGGAGCTTATACAAAAACAGATAAGAGTCTGATGTATCTGGTTGTCACAAGGTATGAATTATATGATTTGGAAAGAATTATTAATGAAGTGGATCCAGAGGCATTTACAAATATTGTGGAAACCGCCGGCGTTTATGGTTTCTTTAGAAAAGATTAA
- a CDS encoding DegV family protein, giving the protein MSVTILADSACDLSEHYYNEYHIEMIPLTVHLESKDYQDSIDITPKTIYDAMREGGAPKTSQASANQFKEIFTSYAEAGKPLIYIAFSSELSGTCQAAKMVEQELKENNPEAPLHIIDSKCASLGLGLVVLEAAKMAQNDFSFNDIIEQTEKNAAKMEHIFTVDNLEYLYRGGRVSKTAAFVGGLLNIKPLLHVDGGKLIPLEKIRGTKKVLKRMVDVMDKRSNDLQNQTIGISHGDDLPRAQELSKMIQDRFGVKEENIIIEMVGSVIGAHSGPGTLALFFSNE; this is encoded by the coding sequence ATGTCCGTCACCATTCTGGCAGACAGTGCATGTGATTTATCCGAACATTATTATAACGAATATCATATTGAAATGATACCATTAACTGTTCACCTGGAATCCAAAGACTATCAAGACAGTATCGATATTACCCCGAAAACGATCTATGATGCCATGCGGGAAGGCGGAGCTCCAAAAACGTCACAAGCATCAGCCAATCAGTTTAAAGAAATCTTCACTTCCTACGCAGAAGCAGGAAAACCTTTGATCTATATTGCATTCTCCTCCGAATTATCAGGAACCTGCCAAGCTGCAAAAATGGTGGAGCAGGAACTTAAAGAAAATAATCCAGAAGCACCGCTGCATATCATTGATTCCAAATGCGCTTCCCTGGGGCTTGGTTTGGTAGTATTAGAAGCCGCTAAAATGGCGCAGAATGATTTTTCCTTTAACGATATTATTGAACAAACTGAAAAAAATGCTGCAAAGATGGAACATATATTTACAGTAGACAATTTGGAATATCTGTATCGTGGAGGCCGCGTCAGTAAAACAGCAGCTTTTGTCGGCGGCTTATTAAACATTAAACCCCTTTTGCATGTGGATGGCGGAAAGCTGATTCCTCTGGAAAAAATCCGAGGTACAAAGAAAGTGCTCAAACGTATGGTTGATGTCATGGACAAGCGCAGCAACGATTTACAAAATCAAACTATTGGTATCAGTCACGGGGATGATTTACCCCGAGCACAGGAACTATCAAAAATGATACAGGACAGATTTGGAGTAAAAGAAGAAAACATTATTATTGAAATGGTCGGCTCCGTCATTGGTGCACATTCCGGTCCCGGAACACTGGCCCTATTTTTTAGTAATGAATAA
- the tyrS gene encoding tyrosine--tRNA ligase codes for MNILQDLEDRGLVNQVTDRDGLEKHLENNQVTLYCGFDPTADSLHIGHLVPLTMLRRFQRAGHKPIALVGGGTGMIGDPSGRSSERSLNTEEVVFGFTESIQKQIAKIVDMDDSSSDNQVVSRNNHDWLGHMTIIDFLRGAGKHFGINYMLSKDSVAARLAQGITFTEFSYMILQSLDFLRLYEEENCTLQIGGSDQWGNITAGMELIRRSRENQGETAEVYGLTVPLITTADGTKFGKTAGNAIWLDAKKTSPYEFYQFWINADDRDVIRFIKYFTFLSDEEIAVLEKEVETQPEKRVAQRRLAEEMTRSIHDEAALEQAQRISAALFSGDIKQLKLDEVEQAFKDVPNYDTVKEPIGLIDLLVNASISSSKRQAREDVKNGAVYINGERVQDIEYTVDESDRLGDAFTVIRRGKKKYFLIRFQ; via the coding sequence ATGAATATTTTACAGGACTTAGAAGACAGAGGACTAGTGAATCAAGTAACAGATCGGGATGGATTAGAAAAACATCTCGAAAATAATCAAGTAACCTTATACTGTGGATTTGATCCGACAGCGGACAGCTTGCACATCGGGCATTTGGTTCCTTTAACGATGCTGCGCAGATTTCAACGGGCAGGCCATAAGCCGATTGCATTAGTCGGCGGGGGCACCGGCATGATTGGCGACCCAAGCGGGCGTTCAAGTGAACGCAGTTTAAATACCGAAGAAGTTGTTTTTGGCTTTACAGAAAGTATTCAAAAGCAAATCGCCAAAATTGTAGATATGGATGATTCCTCCAGTGATAATCAGGTTGTATCCCGTAACAATCATGACTGGCTGGGGCATATGACCATCATTGATTTTCTCCGTGGTGCAGGAAAACATTTTGGAATCAATTATATGTTGTCCAAGGATTCAGTTGCTGCAAGGCTGGCACAAGGGATTACCTTTACGGAGTTCAGCTACATGATTCTACAATCTTTAGACTTTTTACGATTATATGAAGAAGAGAATTGTACATTACAGATTGGCGGTAGTGATCAGTGGGGAAATATTACAGCCGGCATGGAACTTATTCGTCGTTCCAGGGAAAATCAAGGGGAAACAGCGGAAGTTTACGGTTTAACTGTACCATTGATTACAACGGCAGATGGAACCAAATTTGGAAAAACGGCCGGTAATGCTATTTGGTTAGATGCTAAAAAAACATCCCCATATGAATTTTATCAGTTTTGGATTAATGCGGATGACCGTGATGTTATCCGTTTTATCAAATACTTTACTTTTCTTTCTGACGAAGAAATCGCTGTGTTAGAAAAAGAAGTAGAAACACAGCCGGAAAAACGAGTTGCACAACGCCGTCTGGCAGAAGAAATGACTCGCAGTATTCATGATGAAGCTGCTCTAGAACAGGCGCAGAGAATTTCTGCAGCATTATTCAGCGGGGATATCAAACAATTAAAGCTAGATGAAGTGGAGCAGGCATTTAAAGATGTCCCAAACTATGATACGGTAAAAGAACCAATCGGACTGATTGACTTACTGGTGAATGCTTCTATCTCTTCATCCAAACGCCAAGCAAGAGAAGATGTGAAAAATGGAGCTGTCTATATCAATGGAGAACGTGTTCAAGATATAGAATATACGGTGGATGAATCGGACCGGTTAGGTGATGCTTTCACGGTAATCCGCAGAGGGAAGAAAAAATACTTCTTAATTCGTTTTCAATAA
- a CDS encoding transglycosylase domain-containing protein, translating to MKEKLQRFFNTVKSWWKEGVIQQVSRITYDVVWNLVLFAIVVGVIGGIFAGGIGLGYFASLVHEEPLRSEASMADDIYNYSETSSIYFADEVYLGDIRSDLYREEVGLENISSTLTDAVIATEDEYFPEHNGVVPKAILRATAQEFLNSSVQTGGSTLTQQLIKNQVLTDEVSFDRKAKEILLAMRLENYFTKDEIMEAYLNIIPYGRNSSGRNIAGIQTASKGIFGVEASELTIPQAAYLAGLPQGPSSYTPFTAAGELKSEEELQPGINRMKTVLNRMHDMEFITDEELEEAANYDIASDFIDAVPSSTDEYPYVTYEVQKRTKDIIQEILMEEDDVTEEDLEEDDDLRAEYIERTEKELRDGGYQIHTTINKDIYDAMQEAAENYSDYGYSRTFTATNSEGEEYEVTQEIQTGAIMVENNTGKIISFIGGRGFDEDHQVNFATDTKRSIGSTIKPLLDYAPAMEEGIIQPGTPIADYPRSFAGGSFSPGNYGGGNYGLVSARTALTNSYNIPAAAIYMEMIDDDPASYLEKMGVTSLTESDHSIPSLSIGAMDHGISVEENVNAFSTFGNDGKFADAYMIDKITNAEGDVIYEHETDPVEVFSPQTSYLTVDMMRDVIDNGTAGYVNSQLQNTNVDWAGKTGTSQDYHDAWFVASNPNITFGTWIGYETPASINHPYHLSYSERNMKLWAEVINASAEVDPALVTPEKPFERPDGIVEESYCAVSGMEPSDLCEDVGLVKTDLFDSEHVPTEEDNSLTRGSRRVLESDDDGNSFSRNNGIMFNPDWLREEGYDDMDDFSMLYPRTERDKWLQIGIPASMSSSSDDDDD from the coding sequence ATGAAAGAAAAACTACAACGTTTTTTTAATACTGTTAAAAGTTGGTGGAAAGAAGGTGTTATCCAACAAGTATCAAGAATTACGTATGACGTTGTTTGGAATTTGGTATTATTTGCTATCGTGGTAGGTGTCATCGGCGGCATTTTTGCTGGTGGTATCGGGCTTGGATACTTTGCATCTCTCGTTCATGAGGAGCCTTTAAGAAGTGAAGCCTCGATGGCAGATGATATTTATAATTATTCAGAAACGTCCAGTATTTATTTTGCAGATGAAGTTTATTTAGGGGATATCCGGAGCGATTTATATCGGGAGGAAGTTGGTCTTGAGAATATCTCCTCTACATTAACGGATGCGGTTATTGCGACAGAGGATGAATACTTCCCGGAGCATAATGGCGTTGTGCCCAAAGCCATTTTAAGAGCGACAGCACAGGAATTTCTGAATTCTTCTGTCCAGACCGGAGGAAGTACACTGACACAGCAGCTTATCAAGAATCAGGTCCTGACCGACGAAGTATCCTTTGACCGGAAGGCGAAAGAAATACTGTTAGCAATGCGACTGGAAAATTATTTTACGAAAGATGAAATTATGGAAGCTTATTTAAATATTATCCCTTATGGCAGAAATTCATCCGGTCGTAATATTGCAGGTATACAAACAGCCTCCAAAGGTATTTTTGGTGTGGAAGCTTCTGAATTAACGATTCCACAAGCTGCGTATCTGGCAGGACTCCCGCAAGGTCCATCTTCCTATACACCGTTTACAGCTGCAGGGGAATTAAAATCAGAAGAAGAATTACAGCCTGGTATTAATCGTATGAAAACAGTGTTGAATCGCATGCATGATATGGAATTTATCACAGATGAAGAACTGGAGGAAGCTGCTAATTATGATATTGCCAGTGACTTTATTGATGCAGTCCCTTCTTCTACAGACGAATATCCTTATGTCACGTATGAAGTACAAAAACGCACAAAAGACATCATTCAAGAGATATTAATGGAAGAAGATGACGTTACCGAAGAAGATTTGGAAGAAGATGACGATTTGCGCGCAGAATATATAGAGCGTACAGAGAAAGAATTGCGTGACGGCGGTTATCAAATTCATACAACAATTAACAAAGATATCTATGACGCCATGCAAGAAGCTGCAGAAAATTACTCTGACTATGGTTATTCCAGAACCTTTACAGCAACCAACAGCGAAGGGGAAGAATATGAAGTAACGCAGGAAATTCAGACAGGTGCTATTATGGTCGAGAATAATACCGGAAAAATTATTTCTTTTATCGGCGGACGCGGATTTGATGAAGACCATCAGGTGAATTTCGCTACAGATACAAAACGTTCTATCGGCAGTACAATTAAACCATTACTGGACTATGCTCCAGCAATGGAAGAAGGTATTATCCAGCCGGGAACTCCTATTGCGGACTATCCGCGTTCATTTGCCGGAGGGTCGTTTTCTCCAGGAAACTATGGAGGCGGTAATTATGGGCTTGTTTCTGCCCGCACTGCACTTACCAATTCATACAATATTCCGGCAGCAGCCATATATATGGAAATGATTGATGATGACCCTGCTTCCTATTTAGAGAAGATGGGCGTCACTTCTTTAACAGAAAGCGACCATTCCATTCCATCGCTGTCTATCGGTGCAATGGATCACGGGATATCTGTAGAAGAAAATGTGAATGCTTTTTCTACATTCGGCAATGATGGCAAATTTGCAGATGCTTATATGATTGATAAAATTACGAACGCTGAAGGGGATGTTATTTACGAACATGAAACAGACCCTGTCGAAGTATTTTCTCCGCAGACCTCGTACTTAACAGTAGATATGATGCGGGATGTTATTGATAACGGAACAGCTGGTTATGTGAATTCACAGCTCCAAAATACAAATGTTGACTGGGCAGGAAAGACAGGAACATCCCAAGATTATCATGATGCTTGGTTTGTTGCGTCCAATCCGAATATTACATTTGGTACTTGGATTGGGTATGAAACCCCTGCATCCATTAACCACCCTTATCATCTTTCCTACAGTGAGCGGAATATGAAATTGTGGGCAGAGGTTATTAATGCATCTGCAGAGGTGGATCCGGCCTTAGTTACTCCAGAAAAACCGTTTGAACGTCCGGACGGCATTGTAGAGGAAAGTTATTGCGCTGTTTCAGGCATGGAGCCATCTGATTTATGTGAGGATGTAGGACTTGTTAAAACGGATTTATTTGATTCGGAACATGTACCGACCGAAGAAGATAATAGTTTAACAAGAGGCAGCAGACGCGTTTTAGAATCTGACGATGATGGAAATTCATTCAGCAGAAACAACGGAATTATGTTTAATCCGGATTGGCTGAGAGAAGAAGGATACGACGACATGGATGACTTTTCCATGCTCTATCCAAGAACAGAACGAGATAAATGGCTGCAAATTGGAATTCCGGCCAGTATGTCATCCAGTTCAGATGACGACGACGATTAA
- a CDS encoding GNAT family N-acetyltransferase has protein sequence MKHTKEFDSILLETAAGALTVEGPVSRSQLEQYHFHNELTAFRPADKQFEALLEIADLKEARIIIARTTDTIIGYVTYLHPDPLERWSKYNMEDLIELGAIEIIRKYRGSGVGSALLRQSMKDPYMENYIVISTEYYWHWDLDYSQLSIWDYRKVMEKMMAAGGLLPAPTDEPEINSHPANCLMVRIGSNVPQKSIELFDKLRFLGPNHY, from the coding sequence ATGAAACATACAAAGGAATTTGATTCAATCCTTTTGGAAACAGCGGCAGGTGCACTGACTGTCGAAGGTCCTGTTTCACGCTCCCAATTAGAACAATATCATTTTCACAACGAACTGACTGCATTCAGGCCTGCAGACAAACAATTTGAAGCACTCTTAGAGATTGCTGATTTAAAAGAAGCAAGAATTATTATTGCCCGTACAACAGATACCATTATCGGCTATGTTACTTACTTGCATCCTGATCCATTAGAAAGATGGTCCAAATATAACATGGAGGATTTAATTGAATTAGGCGCGATTGAAATTATTCGGAAGTATCGGGGCAGCGGAGTTGGTTCTGCATTACTGCGGCAATCGATGAAAGACCCTTATATGGAAAACTATATTGTCATTTCCACAGAATATTATTGGCATTGGGATTTGGATTATAGTCAATTAAGTATTTGGGATTATCGTAAAGTGATGGAAAAAATGATGGCAGCAGGCGGCCTTCTTCCAGCTCCAACAGATGAGCCTGAGATCAACTCTCATCCGGCTAACTGTTTAATGGTGCGAATCGGAAGTAACGTGCCGCAAAAATCCATCGAGTTATTTGATAAATTACGTTTTTTAGGCCCAAATCATTATTAA
- a CDS encoding acetoin utilization AcuB family protein: MLVEELMNRNMITLPPTATINEALQLLEKHKIRHITIVDKDMYVLGIVSDRDVRDASPSTFLDTSDFYILNKEIQTIMTSPVITIHPMDFVEEIAYIFYDKEIACLPVVSRDKLVGVVTEKDMLYKLIQLTGTHEQSSLIEVKVPDQPGELPRVAGVFGNHNVNIVSVLLYPYKDPDYKVLVFRVKTLNPMPIINDLRNAGYTLLWPNNIMEPKR; this comes from the coding sequence ATGTTAGTCGAAGAATTAATGAACAGAAATATGATAACGCTTCCACCAACTGCAACAATTAATGAAGCGTTACAACTATTGGAAAAACATAAAATCAGGCATATTACGATTGTTGATAAAGACATGTACGTTCTTGGTATTGTTTCCGACCGCGACGTGAGAGATGCAAGTCCATCCACTTTTCTGGATACGAGTGATTTTTATATTCTTAATAAAGAAATCCAAACCATTATGACAAGCCCTGTTATCACCATTCATCCCATGGACTTTGTAGAAGAGATTGCTTATATTTTCTATGATAAAGAGATTGCCTGCTTGCCAGTTGTCAGCAGGGACAAACTGGTTGGAGTCGTAACAGAAAAAGATATGCTTTATAAATTAATTCAATTAACCGGGACACATGAACAAAGCTCCCTTATTGAAGTGAAAGTTCCTGACCAGCCGGGCGAGCTGCCCAGAGTTGCAGGTGTTTTCGGCAATCATAACGTCAACATTGTATCTGTGTTGCTGTATCCTTACAAAGACCCGGACTATAAAGTACTCGTATTTCGTGTCAAAACATTAAATCCGATGCCCATTATTAACGATCTTCGCAATGCCGGCTATACGCTGCTCTGGCCAAATAATATTATGGAGCCAAAAAGATGA
- a CDS encoding acetoin utilization protein AcuC, giving the protein MTKQAGFIYTPAFLNYQFSEDHPFNHKRVQLTKELLEGQSTLTQSDLITPRMAVDEEIALFHDTTYIEAVKRAGNGALKEDRAQEYGIGTEDTPIFPNMHQASSSLVGGSLTAVEKILNGDYKKITNIGGGLHHGFQRKASGFCIYNDCAIAIKYLREQEDLKVLYVDTDAHHGDGVQAGFYDDPNVCTFSIHETGRYLFPGTGNVNERGIKSGHGYSFNLPVDAFTEDDSFLELYETALRKIAAFFKPDIIVSQNGADSHCLDPLTHLCGTMKIYERIPLLAAEIADEYCDGRWLAVGGGGYDMWRVVPRAWGQVWNVMKTGTFCEGPLPANWLKKWQKEAPVTLPSSWQDTADLQPVIPRKAEITERNKLLLKDMLKYTAMIQ; this is encoded by the coding sequence ATGACGAAGCAAGCTGGTTTTATTTATACTCCTGCGTTTTTAAATTATCAATTCTCAGAAGACCACCCTTTTAACCATAAGCGGGTGCAACTTACGAAAGAATTGTTGGAGGGGCAATCCACATTAACACAATCGGATCTCATTACGCCGCGAATGGCTGTAGATGAAGAGATTGCCCTGTTTCATGATACAACCTATATTGAAGCAGTCAAAAGAGCCGGCAACGGGGCTTTAAAAGAAGATCGGGCACAGGAATATGGCATAGGAACAGAAGATACACCTATTTTTCCAAATATGCATCAAGCTTCTTCCAGTTTGGTTGGAGGAAGTCTGACAGCTGTTGAAAAAATATTAAATGGAGATTATAAAAAAATAACAAATATCGGCGGCGGGTTGCATCACGGATTTCAGCGTAAAGCTTCCGGTTTCTGTATTTATAATGATTGTGCAATAGCTATTAAGTATCTACGGGAACAAGAAGATTTGAAAGTGCTTTATGTCGATACAGATGCACACCATGGCGACGGCGTACAAGCAGGATTTTATGATGATCCCAATGTGTGCACCTTTTCCATTCATGAAACGGGCCGTTATCTTTTTCCAGGTACGGGAAATGTGAATGAAAGAGGAATAAAAAGTGGACATGGCTATAGTTTTAATTTGCCAGTCGATGCTTTTACAGAAGATGACTCTTTTTTGGAGCTATATGAAACAGCTCTACGAAAAATTGCCGCATTCTTCAAGCCGGACATCATCGTGTCGCAAAATGGAGCGGACAGCCACTGTCTGGATCCTCTGACACATCTGTGCGGAACCATGAAGATATATGAAAGAATACCCCTGCTTGCTGCAGAAATTGCGGATGAATATTGTGACGGCAGGTGGCTGGCTGTCGGCGGCGGCGGCTATGATATGTGGCGTGTCGTTCCACGCGCTTGGGGGCAGGTATGGAATGTGATGAAAACAGGTACATTCTGCGAAGGCCCATTACCTGCAAACTGGCTGAAAAAGTGGCAAAAAGAAGCTCCAGTCACTCTTCCTTCAAGCTGGCAGGACACTGCAGACTTACAGCCAGTTATCCCGAGAAAAGCAGAGATTACAGAAAGAAACAAATTACTATTAAAAGATATGCTTAAATATACTGCGATGATTCAATAA
- the ccpA gene encoding catabolite control protein A: MTVTIYDVAREANVSMATVSRVVNGNPNVKPTTRKKVLATIEQLGYRPNAVARGLASKKTTTIGAIIPDISNIFFSELARGIEDIATMYKYNIILSSSDQNKDKELELINTMLEKQVDGILFMGGNISEEHIHQFQTSSVPVVLASTYDPTDTIPSVNIDYELAAYEATKSLIDKTNKQPALVGSESDTSVNALKTNGYMRALKEAGIEPDEEYIYKDAYAYSTGIEAMEYFLKLENRPASVFVMYDEIALGVIHGAQDNGLNVPDDIEVFGFDNIRLASMIRPKLTTVVQPTYDIGAVGMRLLTKYMNDEEVDEKNVVLPHRMEYRESTK; encoded by the coding sequence ATGACTGTGACAATTTATGATGTAGCAAGAGAAGCAAATGTTTCTATGGCAACCGTATCGCGTGTTGTTAACGGAAACCCGAATGTAAAACCAACAACAAGAAAGAAAGTATTAGCAACGATTGAACAATTAGGGTATCGTCCTAACGCTGTTGCGCGCGGGCTGGCAAGTAAGAAAACAACGACCATCGGCGCTATTATCCCGGACATCTCCAATATTTTCTTCTCCGAACTTGCCCGGGGAATTGAAGATATTGCTACGATGTACAAGTATAATATTATTTTGAGCAGTTCCGACCAAAATAAAGACAAGGAATTGGAATTAATTAATACCATGCTGGAAAAGCAAGTGGATGGCATTCTTTTCATGGGCGGGAACATATCAGAAGAACATATTCATCAATTTCAGACAAGCTCTGTTCCGGTTGTTCTTGCTTCTACGTATGATCCGACAGATACCATTCCTTCTGTTAATATCGACTATGAGCTGGCTGCATATGAAGCTACCAAGTCGTTAATTGATAAAACGAACAAACAGCCTGCATTAGTAGGAAGTGAATCAGATACCAGTGTTAATGCATTGAAAACCAATGGTTATATGCGTGCTTTGAAAGAGGCTGGAATAGAGCCTGACGAAGAATATATCTACAAAGATGCTTATGCTTATTCAACCGGTATAGAAGCGATGGAATACTTTTTGAAATTAGAAAACCGTCCGGCTTCTGTATTTGTCATGTATGATGAAATTGCCTTAGGTGTTATCCATGGCGCACAAGATAACGGTTTAAATGTACCAGATGATATCGAGGTATTCGGATTTGATAATATTCGTCTGGCAAGTATGATACGTCCGAAATTGACAACGGTTGTTCAACCGACGTATGATATCGGAGCAGTAGGTATGCGACTTCTGACAAAATATATGAACGATGAAGAAGTAGACGAAAAGAATGTTGTCTTACCACATCGTATGGAGTACAGAGAGTCCACAAAATAA